A genomic stretch from Planctomycetaceae bacterium includes:
- a CDS encoding PEGA domain-containing protein → MLRHTMVLMIVAAALTAGCVERQITFTSDPPGAIVIVSEKEVGRTPVTIPFTWYGDYEILYKLKDYKTVRTHAQINMPWYEVPPIDLMSELAPWTYHDFRYFHQILVKAESPSDEELIQRAVIMEKRVLEPEKH, encoded by the coding sequence ATGCTCAGACACACGATGGTACTGATGATCGTCGCGGCGGCCTTGACTGCCGGATGCGTCGAACGGCAGATCACCTTCACCTCCGACCCGCCGGGGGCGATCGTGATTGTCTCCGAAAAAGAAGTCGGCCGCACGCCGGTGACCATCCCGTTCACGTGGTATGGCGATTACGAGATTCTCTATAAGCTCAAGGACTACAAGACGGTCCGCACGCACGCCCAGATCAACATGCCTTGGTATGAAGTTCCGCCCATCGACCTGATGAGCGAACTGGCGCCATGGACGTATCATGACTTCCGGTACTTTCACCAGATCCTCGTCAAGGCCGAAAGCCCCAGCGACGAAGAACTCATCCAGCGGGCCGTCATCATGGAAAAACGCGTGCTGGAACCCGAAAAGCATTGA
- a CDS encoding glycosyl hydrolase family 28 protein yields MKTVIAYSAPEGAKVVDDCGPVKRNIHRISGAAVDLSDDYSVSVNGRELPVYRCFTHGYANEEYFSHIPSFGGPYSFAYFDFEGTARVTVTSHKRPLDNLKIQPLSKNLAADIDGQSVSFELTAPPIHISIEPDGRSGPLLLFANPLEESPPAPQTPGVRYFGPGVHEAGIIELSDNQTLYIAGGAVVKGGIEARGTNIRIMGRGILDGFDRPRDYHGSENGFVRLEDCDNVLIEGIILKDGWAWNLNLCGCDNVRIRNLKIVAARCENDDGIDICNCRGVRIEDCFIRTEDDCIAPKGFGYRGSQEVSDIEVVRCVLWSDKAHIWRIGCECRAAVMRDMRFRDIDVVHYSNNWWIDGGIPERIEPKPVWDEIPEYMLDLPTCISIQPGEDMLMENLRFEDIRINHEGQKWFMEIFPKPTLWSQRRCGGMLRGCVFKDVRIDGEHSRAEAGIRICGLDESHDVRDVVFDNVTRDGRRLSEESPGLQMRGHISNITFV; encoded by the coding sequence ATGAAAACAGTAATAGCGTATAGTGCGCCTGAAGGGGCGAAGGTGGTCGACGACTGCGGACCGGTGAAGCGGAATATTCACAGGATTTCCGGCGCCGCCGTCGATCTCTCTGACGATTATTCCGTGTCCGTCAACGGCAGGGAATTGCCCGTCTATCGCTGTTTTACCCACGGGTACGCCAACGAAGAGTACTTCTCCCATATCCCCTCCTTCGGCGGGCCGTATTCGTTTGCCTACTTTGACTTCGAAGGCACGGCTCGCGTCACTGTGACATCGCACAAGCGGCCGCTGGATAATCTCAAGATACAGCCGCTTTCGAAGAATCTCGCGGCCGACATCGACGGGCAGTCCGTGAGCTTTGAGCTGACCGCCCCGCCGATCCACATCTCGATCGAGCCGGACGGGCGCAGCGGTCCGCTGCTGCTGTTTGCCAACCCGCTTGAAGAATCGCCGCCCGCCCCCCAGACGCCGGGGGTGAGATATTTCGGCCCGGGTGTGCATGAGGCGGGGATCATCGAGTTGTCGGATAACCAGACGCTCTACATCGCCGGAGGGGCGGTGGTCAAGGGGGGCATCGAGGCTCGCGGCACGAATATCCGCATCATGGGCAGAGGGATACTGGACGGCTTCGACAGGCCCCGCGACTACCACGGCTCTGAGAACGGTTTTGTGAGGCTGGAGGACTGCGATAACGTCCTGATAGAAGGCATCATACTCAAGGACGGTTGGGCCTGGAATCTGAACCTGTGCGGGTGCGACAATGTGAGGATCAGAAACCTGAAGATCGTGGCCGCGCGGTGCGAGAACGACGACGGCATCGACATCTGCAATTGCAGGGGCGTGAGGATCGAGGACTGTTTCATTCGCACCGAAGACGATTGCATCGCGCCGAAAGGTTTCGGATATCGCGGCAGCCAGGAAGTGTCGGATATCGAGGTTGTGCGATGCGTGCTCTGGTCTGACAAGGCGCACATCTGGCGCATCGGGTGCGAGTGCCGCGCCGCGGTCATGCGCGATATGCGTTTCCGGGACATTGACGTCGTCCACTACAGCAACAACTGGTGGATCGACGGCGGAATCCCCGAGCGGATCGAGCCCAAGCCGGTGTGGGATGAGATCCCCGAGTACATGCTCGACCTTCCGACGTGCATCTCCATTCAGCCCGGCGAAGACATGCTGATGGAGAACCTCCGCTTCGAAGACATCCGGATCAACCACGAGGGGCAGAAGTGGTTCATGGAGATATTCCCAAAACCGACGCTATGGTCTCAGCGGCGCTGCGGCGGAATGCTGCGAGGCTGCGTCTTCAAAGACGTCCGGATAGATGGCGAGCACTCGCGCGCTGAGGCAGGGATACGAATCTGCGGCCTGGACGAGTCGCACGATGTGCGTGACGTCGTCTTCGACAACGTAACGCGCGACGGCCGGCGCTTGTCTGAAGAGTCGCCGGGTTTGCAGATGAGAGGCCACATCAGCAACATCACGTTTGTGTAG
- a CDS encoding phosphatidate cytidylyltransferase, giving the protein MKTRILLGAVLIAILCGLFYLDWAHQRYVTTSTEPTRLDKIPQGAVMAAVLVLVILLGLREMRGLSAAVGIRTLRSSALVSTLALALLPLAMKEGTLSSTLRVENLVLGVALGLVFFEQMIFRGVDDALRSVAATVLAILYLGVGTAMMLMIRLDHGLMAFLLFLAAVKCTDIGAYFAGTAAGRHKMAPRISPGKSWEGLAGGLAAAAGVSMLLAHVLAMPLTLPQAAVFGVIVGLAGQFADLCESALKRAAGVKDSGHVLPQFGGVLDMLDSLLLSAPAAWLVLHLMTAPK; this is encoded by the coding sequence ATGAAAACACGCATCCTTTTGGGCGCGGTTCTGATCGCGATCTTATGCGGCCTGTTCTACCTCGACTGGGCCCATCAACGGTACGTCACCACCTCCACCGAGCCTACGCGCCTGGACAAGATCCCGCAGGGCGCTGTGATGGCGGCCGTGCTCGTGCTCGTGATATTGCTGGGGCTTCGGGAAATGCGGGGGCTTTCAGCCGCGGTCGGCATTCGAACGCTGCGAAGCTCGGCGCTGGTTTCGACACTGGCGCTGGCGCTGCTGCCGCTGGCGATGAAGGAAGGCACGCTCTCAAGCACGCTGCGGGTCGAGAACCTGGTCCTGGGCGTGGCGCTGGGGTTGGTGTTTTTCGAGCAGATGATCTTTCGCGGCGTCGACGACGCCCTGCGCAGCGTGGCGGCGACGGTCCTGGCGATCCTGTATCTTGGCGTCGGGACGGCGATGATGCTGATGATCCGCCTGGATCACGGCCTCATGGCGTTTCTGCTGTTCCTGGCGGCGGTCAAGTGTACCGACATCGGGGCGTACTTCGCCGGCACGGCGGCCGGGCGGCACAAGATGGCGCCGCGGATATCTCCGGGCAAGAGCTGGGAAGGTTTGGCGGGCGGTCTGGCGGCGGCGGCGGGCGTGAGCATGCTGCTGGCGCACGTGCTGGCGATGCCCCTGACATTGCCCCAGGCGGCGGTCTTCGGCGTCATCGTGGGCCTGGCCGGACAGTTCGCCGACTTGTGCGAAAGCGCCCTCAAGCGAGCGGCGGGCGTGAAAGATTCCGGACACGTCCTGCCGCAGTTCGGAGGCGTATTAGATATGCTCGACTCACTGCTGCTGTCGGCGCCGGCGGCCTGGCTGGTGCTGCACCTGATGACCGCCCCAAAGTGA
- the polA gene encoding DNA polymerase I, with protein sequence MTDTLYIIDGHSQIYRAYYAPGPTLTSPTGEPTGAVHVFCQMLFKIIADRKPTYLAMAVDGPAERLLRRGVYADYKITRKPAPEDFRPQAQRIIEIVRAMGIPVLEAVGHEADDIMATAATRYAGDDLQVVLVSRDKDLDQLVGPNVILYEPMKGETLDAPAILATKGYPPDKAVEVQALAGDVSDNIPGVPGIGLKTAAKLIAQYGSADEVLNHADEQTPALRQRLIDGRAAVALSRQLVELHRNVPLDLDLAKMKFTGIDAAVRPIFLELGLNRLIDRLNEFKVEGPQRLDVQEVAARHDQTTAANFTYECIDTPEKLSALAAELAAVSRLAVDTETTGLVPTRSDLVGISLAWKSGHGVYLPIKGPLGGRTLEIDAVRAAIGPVLGDAKVDKVGQNIKFDMLVLDRYGFQIAGRIFDTMVAAWVLNPTADTFKLDALAAEMLNHRCIPIEEVIGRGRLQTTMDAMPIDMVTIYAAEDADVTLRLADVLAERLKKSGMEELFYDIEMPLLPVLFEMERTGIRVEPGVLKQMEMRLSKEADALREQIIAKAGIPFNPDSPKQLADVLFDRLKMPILRKVKTGPSTDSAVLEELAVLHEVPALILEYRRLTKLLSTYLTALAECIHPASGRVHTSFSQTGTVTGRLSSRDPNLQNIPIRSEQGRQIRGAFMADEGNVLLSADYSQVELRVLAHLCEDPTMIAAFNAGADIHTIVAAEVFAVPLEQVTPQQRSRAKTVNFGIIYGQTAFGLAVTLRIPRDEAGDFIKRYRSRFPRIDQFLAACVQAAKDNGYVETIFGRRRAILDIDSRNPQRRALAERLAINSVVQGSAADLIKRAMVNIHARIRNENRPSKMLLQIHDELLFEMPAEAVESEKLMIVREMEGAVALRVPVRVDVGVGRNWMEAK encoded by the coding sequence ATGACCGACACCCTGTACATCATCGACGGACATTCGCAAATCTACCGCGCGTACTATGCCCCCGGACCGACGCTCACCAGCCCCACCGGCGAGCCCACCGGCGCAGTGCATGTCTTCTGCCAGATGCTCTTCAAGATCATTGCCGACCGCAAGCCAACGTACCTGGCGATGGCGGTCGACGGCCCGGCGGAGAGACTCCTGCGACGCGGGGTGTACGCTGACTACAAGATCACCCGCAAGCCCGCGCCAGAGGATTTCCGCCCCCAGGCCCAGCGCATCATCGAAATCGTCAGGGCCATGGGCATTCCCGTTCTGGAGGCGGTCGGACACGAGGCCGACGACATCATGGCCACCGCCGCGACCCGCTACGCCGGCGACGATCTGCAGGTGGTCCTGGTCAGCCGCGATAAAGACCTCGACCAGCTTGTCGGCCCCAACGTCATCCTCTACGAGCCGATGAAGGGCGAGACGCTCGACGCGCCGGCGATCCTGGCGACCAAAGGGTACCCGCCCGACAAGGCCGTCGAGGTCCAGGCCCTGGCCGGCGACGTCTCGGACAACATCCCCGGAGTCCCTGGCATCGGCCTCAAAACCGCCGCCAAGCTCATCGCCCAGTACGGCAGCGCCGACGAGGTGCTCAACCACGCCGACGAGCAGACGCCCGCCCTGCGACAGCGCCTGATCGACGGGCGGGCGGCGGTGGCCTTGTCGCGACAGCTCGTCGAACTGCACCGCAACGTGCCGCTTGATCTGGACCTGGCCAAGATGAAGTTCACCGGCATCGATGCGGCGGTGCGGCCGATCTTTCTGGAACTGGGTCTCAATCGCCTGATCGACCGCCTTAACGAGTTCAAGGTCGAAGGCCCCCAGCGCCTCGACGTGCAGGAGGTGGCCGCGCGGCACGACCAGACCACGGCCGCCAACTTCACGTACGAGTGCATCGACACGCCCGAGAAGCTGTCGGCACTGGCGGCGGAGCTTGCGGCGGTGTCGCGCCTGGCGGTGGACACCGAGACCACGGGCCTGGTCCCGACCCGAAGCGACCTGGTGGGCATCTCGCTGGCGTGGAAGAGCGGCCACGGCGTTTACCTGCCGATCAAGGGCCCCTTGGGCGGACGCACGCTGGAGATTGATGCCGTGCGGGCGGCCATAGGGCCGGTGCTGGGAGACGCGAAGGTCGACAAGGTCGGGCAGAACATCAAGTTCGACATGCTCGTGCTGGACCGTTACGGGTTCCAGATCGCCGGCAGGATCTTCGACACGATGGTGGCCGCCTGGGTGCTCAACCCGACTGCCGACACGTTCAAGCTCGACGCCCTGGCGGCCGAGATGCTCAACCATCGCTGCATCCCGATCGAAGAAGTGATCGGGCGCGGGCGCCTGCAGACCACGATGGACGCCATGCCCATCGACATGGTGACGATCTACGCCGCCGAGGACGCCGACGTGACGCTGCGGCTGGCAGACGTGCTGGCCGAGCGCCTGAAGAAGTCCGGCATGGAGGAGTTGTTTTACGACATCGAGATGCCGCTGCTTCCGGTGCTGTTCGAGATGGAACGCACGGGCATCCGCGTCGAGCCGGGCGTCCTCAAGCAGATGGAGATGCGCCTGTCGAAGGAAGCCGACGCCCTCCGCGAGCAGATCATCGCCAAAGCGGGAATACCGTTCAACCCCGACTCGCCCAAGCAACTGGCCGACGTGCTCTTCGATCGCCTGAAAATGCCCATCCTCCGAAAGGTCAAGACCGGCCCCAGCACCGACTCGGCCGTGCTGGAGGAGTTGGCCGTGCTCCACGAAGTGCCCGCCCTGATCCTCGAATACCGCCGCCTGACCAAGCTGCTCTCGACGTACCTGACGGCGCTGGCCGAGTGCATCCACCCCGCCAGCGGGCGCGTGCATACGAGCTTCAGCCAGACCGGCACGGTCACGGGGCGACTCTCCAGCCGCGACCCGAACCTGCAGAACATTCCCATCCGCAGCGAACAGGGCCGGCAGATCCGCGGGGCGTTCATGGCCGACGAGGGCAACGTGCTGCTTTCGGCAGACTATTCGCAGGTCGAGCTGCGAGTGCTGGCGCATCTGTGCGAAGACCCGACGATGATCGCCGCGTTCAATGCCGGGGCCGACATCCACACGATCGTGGCCGCCGAGGTCTTCGCCGTGCCGCTCGAGCAGGTCACGCCCCAGCAGCGCTCGCGTGCCAAGACGGTCAACTTCGGCATCATCTACGGGCAGACCGCTTTTGGCCTGGCGGTGACGCTGCGCATCCCGCGCGACGAGGCGGGCGACTTCATCAAACGCTACCGCAGCCGCTTCCCGCGCATCGACCAGTTCCTCGCCGCCTGCGTGCAGGCCGCCAAGGACAACGGATACGTCGAGACGATCTTCGGCCGCCGAAGGGCAATCCTGGATATCGATTCCCGCAACCCGCAGCGCCGCGCGCTGGCTGAACGCCTGGCGATCAACTCGGTGGTCCAAGGCTCGGCGGCGGACTTGATCAAGCGGGCGATGGTGAACATCCACGCCCGCATCCGCAACGAGAACCGCCCCAGCAAGATGCTGCTGCAGATCCACGACGAACTGCTGTTCGAGATGCCCGCCGAGGCGGTGGAATCGGAAAAGCTGATGATCGTGCGCGAGATGGAAGGCGCCGTCGCGCTGCGCGTCCCGGTTCGAGTGGACGTCGGCGTCGGTCGCAACTGGATGGAGGCGAAGTGA
- a CDS encoding type II toxin-antitoxin system HicB family antitoxin, producing MMMAKHYTVSDGKLVLDLEEASEGGYIVTSPMDAELITEAETVAEAFVNARDAIKALNKSRAKLLKQVELAAK from the coding sequence ATGATGATGGCAAAGCATTATACAGTCAGTGACGGAAAGCTGGTACTGGATCTGGAAGAAGCGTCCGAAGGCGGTTACATCGTCACGTCCCCTATGGACGCGGAGCTTATTACCGAGGCGGAGACGGTCGCTGAAGCCTTTGTCAACGCGCGTGACGCCATCAAAGCTTTGAACAAGTCGCGGGCGAAGCTTCTCAAGCAAGTGGAATTAGCTGCCAAATAG
- a CDS encoding type II toxin-antitoxin system HicA family toxin — MKRRQLEKHLRDHGCVLHHHGGNHDIWINLKSLSRSPVPRHPTLKKGTAKGICRMLGVPVPAGC, encoded by the coding sequence ATGAAGCGACGCCAACTCGAAAAGCATCTCCGCGATCATGGATGCGTCCTGCATCATCATGGCGGAAATCATGACATCTGGATCAATCTGAAATCACTCTCTCGCTCGCCGGTTCCTCGCCATCCCACGCTCAAGAAAGGAACCGCTAAAGGAATCTGCCGCATGCTCGGCGTGCCGGTTCCTGCAGGTTGCTAA
- a CDS encoding DNA topoisomerase IV subunit A produces the protein MSSKALSGEAVAAKIEGEARNVYQRIQNRQKPQMKLPIRTLSNVSYQPRTGFFKLKGHNKVRTLTVNTVRTFAQTLKMLSMSKDLIQTQRHSTKREAYYQAYNWGEAAFAAQEESDTVMDDVEAMLATNREQLHFRADEHGGEVAGELVVIDRDRRTKKLIEIDCTQFGSGAYSVPTVVEELKFKTAAAFILAVETKGMFERLVEEDFYDKHHCILVSMGGVPSRACRRFIRLLADTKKIPVYVFTDGDPYGYFNIYRTLKVGSGNAAHLNEFFCVPQARFLGVTPDDITEYKLPTHPLKDVDIKRAKDAMKNDPFIVHHKPWQRAMEHMLKMGVRVEQQALAKHGLEFVAKTYLPKKLKEIDKFLP, from the coding sequence ATGTCATCCAAAGCGCTGAGTGGTGAAGCTGTCGCCGCGAAGATCGAGGGCGAGGCGCGCAACGTCTATCAACGCATCCAGAACCGCCAGAAGCCCCAGATGAAGCTGCCCATCCGCACGCTGTCCAACGTGAGCTATCAGCCGCGCACGGGCTTCTTCAAACTCAAGGGGCACAACAAGGTCCGTACGCTGACGGTCAACACCGTCCGCACCTTCGCCCAGACCCTCAAGATGCTCTCGATGAGCAAGGACCTCATCCAGACCCAGCGCCACTCGACCAAGCGAGAGGCGTACTACCAGGCGTACAACTGGGGCGAGGCCGCCTTCGCCGCACAGGAAGAATCCGACACCGTCATGGACGACGTCGAAGCCATGCTCGCGACCAATCGTGAGCAACTCCACTTTCGCGCCGACGAGCACGGCGGCGAGGTGGCCGGCGAGCTGGTGGTGATCGACCGCGACCGGCGCACCAAGAAACTCATCGAGATCGACTGCACGCAGTTCGGCAGCGGCGCCTACTCCGTGCCGACGGTGGTGGAGGAGCTGAAGTTCAAGACCGCGGCAGCGTTCATCCTGGCCGTCGAGACCAAGGGCATGTTCGAGCGCCTGGTCGAGGAGGACTTCTACGACAAGCACCACTGCATCCTGGTGTCCATGGGCGGCGTGCCCAGCCGCGCGTGCCGGCGGTTCATCCGCCTGCTGGCTGACACCAAGAAGATTCCCGTCTACGTATTCACCGACGGCGACCCGTACGGATACTTCAACATCTACCGCACGTTGAAAGTCGGCTCGGGCAACGCCGCGCACCTCAACGAGTTTTTCTGCGTGCCCCAGGCCCGCTTCCTGGGCGTCACCCCAGATGACATCACCGAGTACAAGCTGCCCACCCATCCGCTCAAGGACGTCGACATCAAGCGTGCCAAAGACGCGATGAAGAACGACCCGTTCATCGTCCACCACAAGCCCTGGCAGCGGGCGATGGAACACATGCTGAAAATGGGAGTCCGCGTCGAGCAGCAGGCGTTGGCAAAACACGGTCTGGAGTTTGTCGCCAAGACGTACTTGCCAAAGAAGCTCAAGGAAATCGACAAATTCCTTCCGTAA
- a CDS encoding ATP cone domain-containing protein → MKEKESRTIRVLKRDGTVELFDVHKLAAALWRAMQGTPGEYFDALHLSAAIEMFLMHGPLPMVSSGSILEMAVKVLRKVGLGGASRTLGTHSSKRGLWRRGACICHGDDRVTYWDKAWVAELAAKSWHLMPATGRIIAGEVETELRRSNISRITRGKLVELLNRRVVAMGLADAVPVTTVIGNP, encoded by the coding sequence GTGAAAGAGAAAGAATCAAGGACGATTCGAGTGCTCAAGCGGGATGGAACCGTCGAGCTGTTTGACGTTCACAAACTGGCCGCCGCCTTGTGGCGCGCCATGCAAGGCACGCCGGGGGAATACTTCGACGCACTGCACCTCTCGGCGGCTATCGAGATGTTCCTCATGCACGGGCCGCTGCCGATGGTCTCCAGCGGCTCGATCCTGGAGATGGCCGTCAAGGTGCTGCGCAAGGTGGGCCTGGGAGGGGCGTCCCGCACGTTGGGGACGCACAGCTCCAAACGAGGCCTGTGGCGGAGGGGAGCCTGCATCTGCCACGGCGACGACCGCGTGACCTATTGGGACAAGGCCTGGGTCGCCGAACTGGCGGCCAAGAGCTGGCACCTCATGCCCGCTACCGGACGGATCATCGCCGGCGAAGTCGAAACGGAACTGCGCCGCAGCAATATCAGCCGCATCACCCGCGGCAAACTCGTGGAACTGCTCAACCGGCGCGTTGTGGCCATGGGGCTGGCCGACGCGGTGCCCGTAACAACAGTAATCGGTAACCCGTAA
- the nrdR gene encoding transcriptional regulator NrdR, with product MQCPFCGKNNDKVVDSRSSEGGRAIRRRRECLVCERRFTTYEKPEEGIKLTVIKKDGSRVPYDRQKVIDGLERACYKRQITSEQIRSMLETVEDHLYRRFEKEVPSRVIGDLVSDCLRNIDKVAYMRFASVYRNFVDVGELIEEATEVKDAPVVGPEQKELFGDDGA from the coding sequence ATGCAGTGCCCATTTTGTGGCAAAAATAATGACAAAGTAGTTGACTCTCGCAGCAGCGAAGGCGGGCGCGCCATTCGCAGGCGGCGGGAGTGCCTCGTCTGCGAGCGCCGATTCACCACGTACGAGAAGCCTGAAGAAGGCATCAAGCTGACGGTGATCAAAAAGGATGGGTCGCGCGTGCCGTACGATCGCCAGAAGGTCATCGACGGTCTTGAACGCGCCTGTTACAAGCGGCAGATCACCAGCGAGCAGATCCGTTCGATGCTCGAGACCGTCGAGGATCACCTGTATCGGCGATTCGAGAAGGAAGTGCCCTCGCGGGTCATCGGCGACCTGGTCAGCGACTGTCTGCGCAACATCGATAAGGTCGCCTACATGAGGTTCGCCAGCGTTTACCGAAACTTCGTCGACGTGGGCGAACTGATCGAAGAGGCGACCGAGGTCAAGGATGCCCCCGTCGTGGGGCCCGAGCAAAAGGAATTGTTCGGCGACGACGGGGCGTGA